The following nucleotide sequence is from Ornithodoros turicata isolate Travis chromosome 2, ASM3712646v1, whole genome shotgun sequence.
TGCGGAGCAACACAGTATGTCTTCCCGGACGGGCTCGCCACAGAAGAACAAAGTATACTGATGGTAAGTGTATGACTTTGTTCATACCCTTACATGTATCTTTGCATATCACGTGTGTGCTTACATTGTTGGAAATTGTGCAGATAACAACAAACACAATGCAGTGGAAGGAAATCTTCTACACTTCGAAAGAAGCCACAGGAATGGTCACtgagccagctgcaggactcaaaCCACATATTCTATGCTACGGGTCAAGGGCTGTGCTTTTTAGCAACCTGGCCACCCTCGGAGGGGAGTCATTCGGAGGGTCAAGCACATGCTTTCGCCTCGATACATACTCCGTGCGGATCTTTCGCACAGGCACCATGGGTCCATGCACATAGAACTTTGAGACTGTTCTCGTTGTCAGTATCAATAACCTGGGTCATGCTCTCTGCAAAAGTGACAACAAATGATACCATATTCCCCTTCATCAGACTGCATGCTGGAGTAGGCCAAGACGAACTGGCACGCTGCAAAACCCCATATTTGATGGCATTCGGGTGTAAGGTACCAACTTTCGGAGTCACAAAAACTGTCCTCCCTGGATAACCTAGCGTATACCGGCTAATGCGGGGGAAATACGGCAGGTGTGCAGTGAGGGCGCGCTTTGGGGTCAAAAGGCCCCTGaaaccgtacctttggtagtgcatttgtgAAAGGGTAAAAGAGGGTGAGTCCTCCCCTGCCATATAAACCTCCCATACAGCCCCGCTTGacatttttttctggctacagtATTGGAATATGGTAACAGTCATGTAGAGCCTGGTTGTCTTTCCTTCCCTCGACGATATTCTCTTCGGTCTCGATGTTCTATGCTGTTTGCCCCGAGGATGATCGATGGCCGTTGTCCCAAATTTTAACACATCACTCTTCACAACGTCTGGTTCAAAATTGATATTCACCCTTTTTGCTTTTGCCAGGACATAGTGCATCAGTGGAAGAGGCCAGGGAGCTGGAGCAGAACTCGAGGCAGCAGGCACTTAGTGCATGCTGGCATCAAGGGCGCCTACACAGACTCACGTCATCGTGCTTCGGTCAGGTGACAAGGAGAACAGAGTGGAGCGAGAAAGGCCTGCGGAACCTCATCGAGCCAAAGGACCTCTCACGAGTACGTGCCATAGAGTACGGGCGGAAAAATGAAGGGCCGGCAGCAGAACGCTATGCCGAAGTTATGAAGCGCTGTGGCCACGATGTCTCACTGCGACACAGCGGTCTCATCGTCCATCCGGGGTGCCCGTGGCTAGGTGCCAGTCCTGATAGATTTGTGTACGACCCGGAGGAGCGCACGTATGGCGTCCTGGAAATCAAGTGCCCATATTCCTTGAAAGACACTGATCCAGATATCTATACACTGCAGCTATCGTGCATGAGTGTTAGTGAGAATGGGGAGCCAAGCCTCAAAAGGAACCACGAGTACTACAAAGTACTAGTCGGACAAATAGCATTATCAGGATGTCAGTGGGCTGACTTTGTTGTGTTCTCCAAAAACTGGATTGCTATCGAGCGCATCAGGTTCGATGAACATGCATGGAGGGACATGAAGTCAAAACTTGACAAGTTTTATTTCTCCCATATGCTTCCCTACATTGTGAAGAGCCGGCAGCATCTGCCTTGACCGTGTGTTATGTATTCACTAAGATGTAGTGTGCTTTTCCCCCCTCTGAACTACAAGTGCAGATTCCCTTCCTGATAACCCTTACTGAAAACTGCCTGCCCTGAGAATCTGACTAAGGACACACACCTCCTATAAATAGCAGCATCCAACTTCTCCTGAACCCTTAACGACAACTGCCTGCCCTCGGAATCTTTGACTACGGACTCACAGCTCCCATAAACAGCAGCATTCAACCTCTCCTCCTCGTGGTGGGAGCTGGGCAACGGGCCCTCTTCGTGGGAGGGCCTGGCTAACCGGGCTCTGAATGCTGCATGCAGCTACTCAAGCCATGCAAACTGTACCACAAGAGGCACGTTTTTGTGTCAATGTGTATAGTGTGAAAATCTCACTAAAATTGTGCCATTTATGAAAGAATGCGTTATCTAGACTATCCCACCAAATGCGTTTTCCCTGCTTTCAAACATGCTCTATGAACGCTTCTCCCTGCCTACTTTTGTGTGCTGTCCAAATGCTGATGTCTTTCTAACACCATGGGGATATTGTCAATTTGTGATTTAATTTTCTCCTGCTTTCCATGCCACTGTGCTACTCTACCATTTCAAAGCATTAATAAAGTCCTCGTGACGTGCTGCACAAACTCTGGATGCCTTCAGCACAGTTCCATGGACGATTCTGTAGAGcagtcaacaacaactttatttttgaccttggagagtggggagtttcatcgccacaggcgatactctaccccattgcggtgggaatgtggggaataaaataacgagccccttcacaataacgatcgaagtccgatggtgtccagaaatgtcagaagagctttgagcgcagagcgttactgggctggattgggccagggaccaagcaattttgatagggagaaggggcgagagtacagctgacgaagagactcggagagtgtgatttgggagggttggtagtgagggcaatgaagaagaatatgctccagatcctcaagagcaccacagtggcagcaggtgggagagtcaagttgtctcaagcggtaacgccactgagctgtaaaggccacatggAGGTGCATTCGGTGGATtcatgcagcatcttgacgagaggtgtttcgtggcatgcggaaagcgagcgttggatcaactctgctcaacatagaggggggaagaatgtcggttgtccgttggcgggaagccaggggtgtcactaggcgtcgcagaattgaacggcggtctcctctcagcagaacaataccggtctgtttccgatacgagagtgctgcttctgcggcgctgtcggcctgctcgttccccacgacaccacaatgggctggaacccactggagaactagcctgtggcctgctgcgtagatagtgtggtaagccattaacacatctgtgactaggggtgcggatgggcctcgaatgccggaattttcaattccttgaagtgcagatttggagtctgtaaaaaCTGCCCATTCACGTGGTGTAAAATctgcgatgtgttgtagaaagaaaaggatggcatagagttccgcagctgtggaggaggttggatgtgaaaggcgtctcccgtgcactacgccttcggatgtcCTGTAGAGCAGTCAAACATCAGCTCTCTTATTcattttgctgtttcttgtgatgCAAATAACATGGAAGGGCATCATAGATATGCCACATCCTGTTGATTTCAAAGGTGCAccaaattttttttcttctgtaactGTACTACTTCAGTGTTGAATTAAAGGGCTTTGAAAGTTTGTAAGAATAGCTGTCACAGTCCAGATTTGGTTGATGACAGGAGCCAACGAAAGTGGGATTGGCCCCAGGAACCCACTCCGTGAGACGCACTCTCTGTTTGACGTGGATCCCGTGAACAGCTCGGACACAAAGCTGACCAGTCCATTTGGTGACACCCCTATGAGGCCTTTAAATGTGTTTGACGACTTGTAAGACGAGTACGTGCTTGACTGTAGTGACAGAGATGAAGGCACTTTACAGCGTATTTCGGTCGCATCAAGGATCACCCTTGTTGAAGCATATTTGTGCAGAAACTCGGTCGGCATTGTTGCATCGATGACTTCCCTTGGGGCCCAAAGAGGCAGGGTGCAGAGCTTGGCATACATGAAGTTTATCCATGATGTCCATATCCTGGATACCGTAGATTGCGTGATGCAAAACCTGTGACCTAGGTCAGCCTCAAGCAGACCAAGTCGCAGTCGAACTAAGACCAAGAAGAGTTCATCTTCTACACTAAGTTTTCTTTTCCGGCCTACAGTAGACTTTGTTGTACTACTGCTGCCCTCAGTGCGCAAAACATTACAGCCACGTTCACCTGGGTCCAAGAACTCCATCAAACTCATGAACTGTTCATAGCAGGGCAAACCGGTGTAAAGCATGATATCTTCATCTGAATGCTTGAACTTTTCGAGGGAAAAATTTGAtgtcctttgtttttcttcgtcAAGCTGGCACGCTAGAGATTCATTTTGTGCCCGCAGTTCGTGGATGGCTGCCCTGGCAGATGTAAGCTGTTCCTCTAAGGCAGCACACTTGTCTCGAAGTTTCAATATTTCTTGGTCCTTCCCTACGATGATAGATAGCAGATGCTCCTGCCCCTCTGTGCTTGGGGCATTAAAGGCAGGTTCGATAGAGTTGTCGCCATTCATGTCACTGTCGGTGATGGGTATGTCATATTCCTCGGTCGGAACATCTACGCTTTCGGTTGGCTCTTGTGCTTGACTTGACTGTGCGGCTGGTGATCGTGGTAGCAGTGGTGCAGCACGCTGTTTTGGTGGCTTCCGAAGGCTGCACGGCTTGTTAAACGCAAACACTGATGGCACAGCTGTGTCTCTGAGAAGTCGGTGACCACTGGCAACACCACGAATAAAGTCAGATGTGCAAAAATGTTTTGAGCACACCTTTGTGTACTTGGTCACACGAAAATCAGGGCCTTCATCTCTCGTTAGGGCGATGATCCACTTCTTGAACTGTGTGCCGTCTTTAGGGAAACGATGAAAAGATACCTGCATCGCAAAAGGACACAAAATGTACTCAGTGAAGATGATAAGAGGGAATACTTGGACACCACAATGTAACCTTGGCTATCACGAGATGACTTCTCATCCAATAAAAAGATGATTAACGCTAGGGTCAGTACTAAACACACTCGCGGCTCTGCGGAGCAATACACTGCCACTGCTGCACGTTTATTATCGGCGCAGCTGTATTCACGTGTCACTACATTCCGTGCATGAATATGGCATAAATTAATAGAACTAACGTATCAAAACTTAACCGCAAACGTTTCTGCCTCTCTGTATTCATATATAGCACGTAATCATGTCGTATAAAGTCACCATTCGTAAAAACGCCAGCCAGTGAGCGGTAACGAAGCGAGTACAATTTTTATTCTAAAAAATAAGGTACATACCTTGTTGCCATCGCTGTCTGCGAGTCCACGTTGTTTACACATTGGCACGCAACAGTGTAGAGGCATTTTTGCTGGATTAAGAAGGCTCAGGACGTGCCAGCGAGCGACCCGTCAAGCAGCAGGCCATAGTGCGCACTTGCCTCTCGACAACACAAAGATGGCCGCCCCAGTTGCAACCGCGTCCCCGAGATGGCGCTTCCCATTTTGCATACGGCCTATTGTGGTCCGTTTTTCCCATGCACCCAATGCTCTCCCGGCTTATTTTtgcggcattttttttttttcgcgccgtGGTTACCTCTTGAAGACTTGCGATGCGCCATGCGACTTACCTGGtgaacaaaataagaataaaaaagAATCTAACgaaatagctttttttttttttgcaaattgcAACGAGACCTCTTCTGTGTGACGGCAAAGCGTAAGACTTTCGTGTCAAGACCAGTTGAAGGTTGGTCGATGCTTTTTATCGAGAGTTTATGCCCAGCGAAAGCTGTAAAACTTAGAGAGCTTTTAGTTTTTCTTACGGAACTTTGCAACTTATGGAGCGATTTAAACTGTTTAGCGCTGTTGTCTAGGAGATATAGaacgtgttaaaaatatttGCGGCGCGCAGACTTCGAAGAGTACGCAGAAGAAAATTATGAATTTCGGAAATATTGTATTTTAAAACATATGCAGTCGTCAGTTGCACACTGAGATGGTCCTGATAAGAATATGAGACCAGTTGCGTTTGATAGAACGCCCCTTGAACATTTACTGTACAAAGTTCCATCGAAACACTTTTttagggggcggggggggggaccagttgGGAATGGACTTAGAACTttcaaaactgcttttttttttagagcctGGCATGTGAAATCCATATCATTGCAGGCCGTGCAATGGCATACTCTCGTTCAAAGAAGACCAAATCATTCTGGACTTATCCCAACTGCATTACCTTTGCATACGTTGCAGTACAATATCAGTTAATTTATGGTTTTTTTGTTTCGCAGGTGCGTAGGCAAACCTTCATGCAGGAGTTCGTATACCCCTGGGATAAAATGTTGATCAGGTCATGGATGCTTTACCAAACATGTGTCACTACCGTCACCTGTGCAGGTACCCACCCCAATATTTAGAAGAGTGTGTGTAGCCGAGAAATAACTTAATGGCAGCGTATCCACACTTCAAAACACGGTACATGCTGCCTATAAAAGAAGGAACAATAAGAATTGTGGAAGTGAGCCAGTGATTCTTTAATGATTTGAATGAGAGGAATGGGCGAAATACATAGGATAGACACTAATACAACGAATCTTAATTAACTCCCTTGCAGTTTCTGCTGCTTTGCAATTTACACGATCATGAAATTCATTCGCTTTAGCGACACTTTCCCATATTCATATCTGTCTACAAGAAGCTGTGGTTTCTTCTGGTGAAAGTACCGACTTCAATAGTCAATAATGTCTTAATCGCAGGTTTCTTTTATAGCTATGGTTAGGGATTGGTTTTCAGAGGTACTGGACTTAAAATTTTGCTAGGCCATCAATGAGTACAAATCCTTTCGGGAGAAACAGTGCTTTCAATGTTGCTACAATTAAACTCtgtcagtctttttttttttttttttttgcttactcAGGTTGAATAGGTTATGTGTTCTGAATTCGCAGCAAAGACAAAGACGTTGACATGTGATGATATCGGGCTCCCAAATAGAGAAACACACACAGTCGC
It contains:
- the LOC135384281 gene encoding uncharacterized protein LOC135384281 yields the protein MQVSFHRFPKDGTQFKKWIIALTRDEGPDFRVTKYTKVCSKHFCTSDFIRGVASGHRLLRDTAVPSVFAFNKPCSLRKPPKQRAAPLLPRSPAAQSSQAQEPTESVDVPTEEYDIPITDSDMNGDNSIEPAFNAPSTEGQEHLLSIIVGKDQEILKLRDKCAALEEQLTSARAAIHELRAQNESLACQLDEEKQRTSNFSLEKFKHSDEDIMLYTGLPCYEQFMSLMEFLDPGERGCNVLRTEGSSSTTKSTVGRKRKLSVEDELFLVLVRLRLGLLEADLGHRFCITQSTVSRIWTSWINFMYAKLCTLPLWAPREVIDATMPTEFLHKYASTRVILDATEIRCKVPSSLSLQSSTYSSYKSSNTFKGLIGVSPNGLVSFVSELFTGSTSNRECVSRSGFLGPIPLSLAPVINQIWTVTAILTNFQSPLIQH